The genomic stretch ATGCTGCAACATCTAATCGGTCTGTCCGAATTCCCTTTCAAAACAGAGGAACATGTTGAACTGAAAACCTGACCAACAGggtacacaaactttttttttttttcgaaagccgatacaaaaaacaataaaataacaaaagaaacactcaACAATATAAACAAACCCAAGACCTGAACAAAGTGATTTAGATTTGACCTCATTAAACGGTGCAGTGTGTTATGAGAGTCTTTGCTACATCTCACACCAGACTGATTAAACAAGTTAAAAGAAATTGTATTAATTAGCAgcaaaaaacaacactgcagcTGTTTTGAAGTCTCAAAGTTTTCTGGTAAATTAGACCACACAAAAAATACCAAAACCCATATAGATTAATTATAAAGAGAGTGTTaaaaatcaacacacaaaaatgaaaataaaataaatatccctgtactttttaaatccatttctAGTCATGAGAAAGGAATGTATACTGAAAACTAAATATCTTgggaacaaaaactaaaacaaacttcaGAAAACCATCTTTAagcaaaaaagaataataaaaaataaaaaaaaacaaggaaaaaaatgTTGTAGTAAAGAACAAACATCATGAGTGGGTTAATGGCATGCAAAAAGAAATGCAGACAGTACTATACTATTGAAAGTTTACTAAACAAACCATTACTTTTCCATTTGTATTAACTACTTATTAACTTCTTGTAAGTACATTCACAGAATCAGTACTAAAAGGAGTGTATGCAAAAACTAGTCAGAAAGTGCAAGTGTTTTTTACATTAAAGGCTTTGGTAAGAGTGCTAGCACAGACGAAGGAACTCACTTCTACATCACATGAACAATGCCTCTACAATTCAAAGCCACTGCTAACTGGACTGTGATATTTAAAAGACCCAGAAGAGTGATCCAAGTGCCATGCCTGTTGCTGCCCCGGCCAGCATGCCCATCGCGACGTCGCCAGTGTCATCACGATATTGCTCTCGAATAATCACTTGGTTTACTCCTGGTGGTGGGTAATGCCCTAAGAATCAAACCACATattcaacattaaaatacaacattgaTATGTATATGTCTTTTGAAAGAAAGTGTTTAAGGCCAGGTAACATCTTTAGCTTTATACCATACGTTCGGTTGCTGTAGTTACCAGTTGCAAACAGTCTAGCGAGGCTCTGTCGGGCTGTTCCGTTTAGAACTGGCAATGTGGTTTGTGTACATAAGACTCTCAATCCATTTGCCATCTTTTACACCACTATTGCccagcaaaagttaacaaatttTCTCAGAACCACAGAacctgtttatatataatattgtttccaataaatactgtaccttgGTATGAATACTGGTAGGCCACTGCATAAGGTTGCCCATTCGATGCATAAACAACTTGAGAGCCAGGAGGTGGCATTGGCCCATACGCTCCATGAGGATCATAGTTGTAAACCTGGAATACAAGCAAGTAGGAAGACTTACAGGTCTGTCGTTCAGTTTGTATGTTAGCCCTCGCTGTTGTATTCAGACTTAGTGGGTTACCTGTTGAACAGGTGCTGCATACTCAGTGTAGGGGGGTGGAGCAGAGGCAAAAGTGGATTCTGTAAATCCAAGAGGAGAGCCATTTGATGTctgtaaagaaaattaaaaaaaaatatattacaataaacaTTGTATCCCTCTAGTTATTGTGTTACACTTATATTTTATAGGGTACAATATAAAGATGTTGATTAAGCAGTTCATCACAATGTTTGCACCAGTTCACTTATCAAATGATCACCTTTTGGCTGCTGCATTGTTAAATTAAAGAACGACTGGGAACAGCTAATAGCAgggttatcttaactaatgtatttttcttcttgtttggttatcattttctgtttcagtcatcacatcctggggaCTTTTAAACTGAGAAGATTAGTGAACCCCTGCGTCCTCAATAGAGccctcagaatcatgtctaaacCTCTCCCCCCTGCTTCAACAAAAGTGGATGCAAGAAATATCACGTTCTTTAAAAGTAAGAAGTACCATACAGTGGAAATctagtatttttttctctgttgacAGTGTTAATGAttacacaaagaaaataatagtTCAAATAACTGATATTTGATACTTATACCAACTTGTTCTTGGGACTGTAATATTGTggtggtgtttttaaaaaaaaaaaaaaaaacagagaatttATTAAAAGTTTAGTTTTTCCATGCTTAAATGTCCTGCTTCTAAAATCAGAAGAACAGTTTAAAATCTTTGTTTAAGTCGAATGGTGCAGTGATTGAGACATGGGGACTCCATTTCTCGAAACGCAATACTGTTTAGAGACCCCAGGTGAAGGGCTGCACTGACAGATTTCTGAAACTTGTAATCAGAGATGTCTTTAGATGGCTGCACAGTCATATCAGACAATCAATCTGCAACAAAGATAACCATTCTTGCCAATTGCAGCCATGGCCTGAATTTTGGTACCCTTAAAACAAGTGTAAAGGATTGCCAATACCAAGTTTCACCCCATTTGGCTTGTGTGACATAAGCACCACGACTATCTTTATAAACTGTGGGATATAATAAATTGTTCTTAACATTCACTCAAATTACTACAGTTCTTTGGGGGAAAAACTCTGTGTTAATGATCATCAGTGCTCTGCAGTACTAGTTGGAAAATTTTCTAAAAAGTTCATCTCATGATATAACCATGAGGATTATTTTCTTGTAGGCTACAGGATGTCCAATATATGTTTCCATGTATGTAAACAAGTCTAGCATTGGTAATATAATGTGCAGGAAATGATTAGCATGTCTCAGATTAAATTACTGCCAAGCCTTTTAAACAGTCTAAAAGGGGCTCGTCTTTGGTGAAAATGAACATGATAAagaaatgcaaacacacactgaGTCATGGGAACATTTACTCACCATGTTTACTCTGGAATCCTGAAGAGCCATCTTCCAAGCCCTGCAATTAAAACAGACCAGTTCACTTTGAGGcagcttctttttttcttacattttcatACACATATGAACCCTCACCCTAAATAATTGAGCACATTTAACAAAAGCCCACCCACAGAATGAGTTTATTTACCTTAATTGTTTGCCATCAGGGAGTGTATAAATgatgcaaaataaatgtatttagttaaCCCTATAATGCCTTTTACTAACCTTTttgggtgatttaaaaaaataataacatagaaATATAGTCTCGAATGCTATACAAGCATGGATAATCAAACCAGGGTCACTCGAGAAACAACATACTGATagggtttctgtgttttttgtccaTCCCATTTTATGTACATGGTTGTTACTGTTTTGAAGATTagcaatatatatctatatgtcaGTAAGACTGCTTGCAAACAACTGTCCTGACATTACCACCAACTGGGGCTTGGATTAAAATATTAATCAGGAAGGTAAAAGAATCAACTGTATATCACAACGCAAACCTCAGGCACCATTCTGTATTGCTATATTATAGACTGCTTGGATCTTTCAGATAATCAGAGGGTTTTGCCACTTAATAATATTGGCTTCATCAGCCTTTTCCCCCTTTTTCAATGAAAAAAGCAATAGACTAAATAAAGCTTGGTAATGAATAAAAAACTGCATATTAATAATATAGTAGGGTCTGTGTATATCAGCACTCACCGCACGTAAACAGGTTTTCAGCATCGGCCCATTCACTTGCACTTGTGATGATATTATCCGCATACAGAGAGGTTTGCCATCCTATAACCCTACAGTAAATACAGACGGGTGATTGGATCTCATGTAGAGGACTTACAAAGCATCATCCGCACTTTCGGCACAGAGGTTGATGGTCCTCCCGTCTCTGCACACCACCTGCAGTAAACAATCCTTCCCCTTTCCCTCTGGAGGCTGGAAATCTGGGGACAGAAAGCCACTGCTCAGACATTTCATTTGTCAACACCGACAGGTGTTACACAATCAGTTGCATCCATGCACAATCCCCTCCAACTGATAAATACCAATGTTGAATTTTATACTAAATTATACACACATCACAACTTTCCTGCTGCATTAATTAAATGGCAAAGTCAATTACTGAGTCATAATGGAAATCACTCCAATTATGCTGAGTACAACAGATATGTGGAAAAGATCTGCATCGTTTTTATAGCCACAGGTAAAgcaatgtggcactgaaacagaTAATCTTGCCCAATATTGCAGCCATCTGGTCACAGTGAAGGGTGCTGTTAGATTTAACAGAGCAGTtttcataacactgaaaatatgaagctgacagctgaaatggtttatgagatatcaGCAGCTGTAGAGATTTGCACATTCATTCAAGCTCCATGCAAAGAGAGGCCTAATAATAAaggaatatattttatacatcttTGCaagtttctttttcttgttttagtCTTTGGgaacaaaataatcaaatccaCGCATTGAGCTCTCCAGTCATAACTGTTTACCTCGGCACATGTCCCCAGAGCGGATGTTGATACAGTCCACTTTCATGTGTATCTTATCCTCCATGTCATGACGATGCTGGTCATCATAGAAAGCCAGACGGCCATCGGACCACAGGTCAAACCAGTTCTTTTTCCATCTCCGTAGAATGGTACCTgtggtaacaaacaaacacttataaATAACAACACAGCATGTGAATAACATACATACCCCTCATGTCTAGTCATGACAAAAAAAAGGCACCATGACTCCCATTCAGTTTGTGaaagatttattttcacacttgtCCGTGCAACGTTTCATCAAAAACAGAAACTGGCTTTGCAAGTCGTCAATTTCTCTTTGAACCAGGTGTCAGTATGGTGATACAGTTCATTATTATAACCTATTGGAGCAACACATATTGAATAGCTTACCTGAAATAAATGCCTGAAATAAATGCCTATGCAGTCTTAACAAAATTAGCCAAGCAGTTCCCAAGAACTGTGACCTCAGTAAACTAGCTTGCTTCCTTACGTATTCAACATTTAGATTTGTGGTTCTCAAGATGGAAGTAAAAATGTATATCTGTCAAATATTTTTTACcaacacagtaatattaaaacGTTTTTATCAGGTTCTGTTTCATAAACAGCTAAAAGACACTGCATCTGTGTGGAAAGGGTTTTGAGGTTAAAATTTATTCCTTGCCAGTGCTTTCTACTTTATAAGTGTAAACTGATCACTGAACCCTGACAATTCTAGGGTAGTGTTTCTGCTAAGTTCCGTACTTTTAGAAGAGTTCAAAATCAATTGGAAAAATCCACCCATTTAACATCAATGATCAACATCTATTACACCCAAGATGGGACAAATTTATCAAAGTTTATGCACCAAAATGCAGTTGTCAAATATCTAACAAACTATGAATGTTCATTTAAGGATTGACTGGCTTAATTTCTTTTTCCAAAAAcatggtgcaaattgcatttcaGCGTATTTataaagaccttgaaaaatatggcCCTGTGACTActttgtaagtgttatttctgtctTCTGGTTAagtaaacataatttatattacACAGTGGTCATTTCATTGCAAGCATTTTGAAGCACATGCAATAGGATCAATCCAGCTCAGGTAGACAGAATGGGGTTGCTCGACCCTTTAtgtcaggggtggccaaccctggtcctgcagaACCACAATCCAGAaggttttataggtaacccttaATCACCAATTTCTAAAGAGTTGGAACAATTTAATGTTGACTAGTTAACCAATAAAGTTTCAATTTATAAGTAGTAAtgtgttcaattaagtaatttagagatacTTTGGAACAAAAATcagaacaccctgcagctctCAGGTTGGCCACCACTGCTTATGtcaattcaatgtttttttttttttgtaggaccTATTTACAGGCTCTCCTGGTGGGTGGCATGTATCATTAACCACATATGAAGGAAATACCCAAAATTTGGTCCACTCAGAAGCATAAATTGCTTCTAAgcaaaatactgtttatttactTGTAACTTACTTTGACGAAGAAGCCAGCCACTCTTAACGTAGGCCATCCTTGACAAAATAGTAGTtctagaaaaagaaaattaactgtCAATGTCTACATTTACTGGCCTAAACGACAGCAGTTGTAGAAATGTAAAGGGGGTTGTTAaaaattgttttctaaattaGCTTAACTCCTAATCTAAACCTTTAATGTTTGCCGTGAAAAAGTGGTACATTTACACTTCACCTAATTCTATGCATTTACTACTTTCTGATTACTTGCTGATTATAGGTTTTACTTTACTGCATTACCTCTGTGTGAATATGCTAGCCACTTACTCATGTGCAGAACGTTTTTTAACAGATGTTTCCttactttgcactggagcaagaGGGAGTAACGCCCCAGTACCTCACTATGTATCCAggtaattatttacatttttgcgaTGCACTACGCACACAAAAATTTTAAAGTTTTTGTAACCAGAGCAAGATGCAACTTTTAAGACTGATGAGGCCAACATTACAGCCAATATTAAATGATCAATGAAGAACTGCAAGTTCTCAAAGTTCTCATGTGGAGAAGCACGGGAGGGGTGGCAAGCTTTCTAGGGGGGCACCGTGAGCATTCTAATAATACAACGattacagtattaataaaaaaaattgtaaacacatttttaagaaagaCTGAAGTtaataaaatgatttgttttacaaaaactgtgtgtgtgttttgttttgatttttgaacaTTAGAATTAagtgttctatgcacaggatgacatttgtacacaggataagatgaaatttggcaaatacttcactgtgatgggCGTGATTCTGAAACGTTGTTAACTCCTGAATTAGGCTATTGAAAATACCCACGATGCAACATCGTCCACCGCTGGGatactgaagcctgaaggctaccatGAGTGTCCATTTGGAATTCTGAGCATACTGCATTAGGGTTCTAATGGAATATTGACGAAAACGTTTGTAGTCATTAACAGTAAAGTCCTCTTCTTCTTCAGGTCTTATTGATTAAACAGGcctatagtatatatttatagaaacatttttactttgtaactgtaatttccacaaatattaaaaatgatcttGATAAGAAATTATTCAGAATAGTCAATATGCTGTGTTGTTTGTCTGGTTATGTGTAACAGGAGTCTGGAGAagcacattattatttactgtttctagTCTTATTGTATTGATGTACTaacatatttcaaattaaaaacgtTTCTCACTATAAGCTTGTCTATTATTTACAGCAGTCCACTAGTTCTTCATTGTAACTGCGCTGCATTTCATGTctcaaattgtatatatataatgcaatacaattttcaaaaaacagatttcaaattTGAAAACTCAGATTTATAAACGTATGCTATTGCTTTACCACTGTGTTGCTAAATTAACTTCTGTCCAAATCATAACCatcaaaatacatacaataaagtaTAGTGTGTGTGTCACCAAATCTGTGGTCAATTACAAATTGTAATGGAACCTTGACAATTCcacacctttccaagcttaatcattcacagttccatgttgtgttttacattgatTGAACATTCTTCTCGTATTTTCAACCGCTTTCAGTGACCCAATTTGTGTACCTCTGATTACTGCTTTGTACACTAAACACAGTAAACATGTTAGTGTGTGTAGCTATTTCTttgtgtgtaattgtaattataattgcaactagtgcagcataattgtaattgtatgTGAACACAATAGATTTGCAATTGTAactgcaatttcagcaaacaatccTACTGTATTCGTAATTATAATTGTGATGTGCCTAGTTtaaaacttaaatacattttcatgtgtCAAATTACAATTTCAAGTGATGGTTTAcaattgcattaataataataataatagatctgTATCGGAATCGGTAACTGCCAATTATGGAATATCAATCATCGGAATCACATTCGGTGCACTCCATTATAAATGCTTTCAttttagagaaagtgaaaaatgttattgttaaaaacaaacaaacaaacaaacaaataaataaatgtatgggTTCGGGTTCCGAAGCAGGTTCAAGTAAGAAAATCCGGGTCGAGTCTGTGTTTTATACACACAAACTGTTTACAACAAATTGAGAAGCTGACCATTGACAATATCTATTTCCGAAACAAAACTCCCGGATCCTGAACAAATTAATAACTTAAAAACACACTAACTATACACTACTGGTTGTCACTCTGGACCTTTTGTTCACGATTTTATCGAATAGCAAAACGACGCAATGTACTGTGTGTTTTCATGCTGTAAACAGACACGAATAACTAGCCCACGCTAAATTCTGTGAAGGGTCCATGGCAAACGGCATTAAATATCCTATCGTTAGCAATAGTACACCATCAATAACAAACTTGCTACGATATAggtcattttttgttaaatacctCTACAGTTGTTTCAGCAAAGGCTCAAGCCACAGTTCTTCCTGTTCCTAACACGTCACACGCCTTGTTGTTATGATGATGTCACCCTCAGCTGATTATCCTGGGATTTGTAGTTTACATGAACTAAATTTAACTTTGGGAGcacacaaatgaaaacatttcccATAGACGCTTGCgttggctgaaaaaaaacaaaaaaacaaataaagacattTGTTGAATGACTGTACTATGTATTGATAACTCCTCTTAccatggttttaaatttaaggttTCCATTAAAACTTACATCGAGGTAcgatgttttttatatatatatatatatatatatatatatatatatatatatatatatatataattaaaatatatatatattataaatatattacaaaaattatacaaaaatacttttccatttaaaattCAACAGAGGTAGTGAGAACATTCATTAAAAAACTGGAAATAAGAGACCATTTTACACAACACTATTCGcgcaataaatacataacaatacaTACATGTGATTTGTTTCACAGTGCAACCAATGGATGCTTTCAGAAAAGTAAAAAAGTGCACTGATACTAGATATGTCCcaatctttaaattaaaatataatatgtgaacattaaatgaaaaaaaagtaatggctTAATTCCTCGCACTACCCTTAACTGCAAACACTCAGACCAGAATCTGGCCTTGGGTTTAGCGTTTGCATTTCGGAAGTGACGCACTGGTTTTGGTTGGTGCGCAGCAATCTAGACGTAGAGAGAAGGGAAgaaaacatcagtaaaaatcaATCCAGACGTCCTGTTTAAACACTGTGAGTATGAGGGTTTGTAAtggatatactgttatttttttcgTGTATAACTAATTTACCTGATACGGTTGTTTAGGACGTAGAGGCAGGTGTGGACTGTATATTTCTGTTTAGGGACACGCAGCAATCAGGGTTACGTGATGCTGAATCTCATTTGCCCTCCTCTCCGCGGCCTGCGCTCTCAGGTTGCTAATGTTTCCCATTCTGAAAGCAGAATCCCATGAATTCAGCAAAGCGCTGGCTCGGGGATGCGGCTGCATGTGTAAACATACGACTGATATACATGGGTTTGTTGCATGTGCAAACGGTTATGGGAATGACAATAAGTAATTGGTAATCGAGAACGGTGTGATAAATGAACAAATGTGATATGCGTATTTAATAGTGAAACTAGTAATAtacacatgtaataataataataatagtaatacttgACTGACGGGGACGCATTGTACCCAATAACCATTACCAGGGAATGTGTGATTTTATGCAATATTCAATAGAACATGTACCCTGTACAGTACAAGAAAATACGTGGCGGGTATATGATGTAAACTTCTAACAGAATATCCGCGaataaattatacaaacatatatacGGATACTATATGAAACATTTCTATTTGAATGCATATAAGCGTACAGTGACCGGGATCAGTACACTTGACATGTGTGCAAATAACAAAGACTTCACATGTGGTGCATGTTGGCATTCCTTTGTTACTGCTGATCAAATTACAAAAGAACTCATTGAGATGaagaatatttaattttaattttcaagTCATTTAGTGAGTGGCAAGCAGAATTATTTACATTGTGAGGTCATTAGACTTTAGTCtcaatttgtttttcagattttcagGATCACCTTGCAGTAAGACATATAATCTGAACAATGTAAGTGATTCCTGTGAAGTAGTAAGGCCGTTAATAAATCTTAAACTTGGAGGTTGGTCTGGAACTGTCAAGATTATTAATAATTATCACGCTTATGGAAACTCAATATATTTTTAGATATTCAAATATCTTTGACGTAgccaaattattaatattagcaGTTTGTTTTAACACAGCCTTAGGTAGCACTATGGTCAGAATACAGAAGTACCTAAGACATTGTTTCTTGCATAGGCattagtcaagtagacaaatgtttttctCCATCAGTGTAATTAGTTGTTTTGGGGTTCATAAATGTTGGAGGAAACCAAGTGTTAATTATCTGCCATTGTTTCAGTAATGTGCAGTGTTTTCTTTACCACAACCACTAAAGAGCTTTGCCTCTAAATTATTTGCATGTTTGACTAAATGCTTTATAAATCAATTGAACCATGCAAGTAAAGTGTAACAGGATAAATCTGATATAAAACGAGGTTTGagccatcacacacacacacacacacacacacacacacacacacacacacacacacacacacacacacaaactgcaaatGAAGATTTCCTTTTTGAAGTCTGTTCCCAATTAATTAATGGATTTATGGGGAAAAAGAAAAGCTGGTAGTGATAATTAtatgtgcttattttttgttaaaatgtggtTAAAGCACAGCATGCAGACTGCAGATTTAATGATTCTTAACCACATTATGTGATTTATAGCTGATACCTTTTACACCCCAGTATAACTAAGTATTACTGTTCTGGTCTGATTTCATCCCGCCAGTAGCTTTCCTCAGACTTCTACAGAACTGGTCAATACTAAAGGACCTGCCAGATAGCTTACTCCCAGTCCTATGAGGGGAAAAAAGTGAAAAGGCGATGCAAATTTCATGTTACGTTATTCAGCATTTTCTTTCCCCACCCACGCAGCATTTCAAACATATAAATGATGAAATATGTTTCTCAGATTGAATATCGCaagacctcttttttttttttattattattattattattattagaatgtgGT from Polyodon spathula isolate WHYD16114869_AA chromosome 11, ASM1765450v1, whole genome shotgun sequence encodes the following:
- the LOC121322933 gene encoding pleckstrin homology domain-containing family B member 2-like translates to MAYVKSGWLLRQSTILRRWKKNWFDLWSDGRLAFYDDQHRHDMEDKIHMKVDCINIRSGDMCRDFQPPEGKGKDCLLQVVCRDGRTINLCAESADDALAWKMALQDSRVNMTSNGSPLGFTESTFASAPPPYTEYAAPVQQVYNYDPHGAYGPMPPPGSQVVYASNGQPYAVAYQYSYQGHYPPPGVNQVIIREQYRDDTGDVAMGMLAGAATGMALGSLFWVF